In the candidate division TA06 bacterium genome, ACATCGACGAAGCAGTATCCAACTATCTGGAAGCGACCAAGGGCTACGGCAACGACGCCTTGTACAACAATGCCATCGCGGTCTGTAAAAAGATCCTCCGCAGTAAAAAGGACGATCCCGAGATATACAAGATGCTGGGAGACCTTTACATTCAGCAGGGGCTGATAAACGAGGCCATCACCAACCTGCTGGAGTATTCGGAACGCAAGATCAAGGAGGGCAGGCCCGACCTGGCCTTCCCGGTCTACCATCAGATCGTGGAACTCAATCCCCAGAACCTGGCCATCCGCTCCAAGCTGGCCGATATGTATCTGTCTCAGAAGCGGGTGCCGGAGGCCATAGAGGAATTCACCAAGCTGGCCCAGGCCTACCGGGAGAACGGACGGATGATCGAGGCCGAGGCCATCGACGCCAAGGTCCGCAGCATGAAAGGCGAGAAGGCCGCTCCAACCGCCGTCGCTCCCGCCCCGGCGCCAGAGATCCGACCTCAGCAGATGATAGATGAACTGATCCAGCATGCCAAACCGGAGATCCAGCTGGAAGTCCCGCCCCAGCGGGAAAAACCGGCCAGGGAGATTCCCTCTCTGTCCATCCAGAAGGAGCCGGAGAAGCCGGCCGCGGCCGCGCCTCCCAAACAGGACTGGGCCACCAACATGGAGCTGGGGGACCTGCTAGTGGAGATCGGCTCCACTCAGGAGGCTTTGGACCAGTATCATACCGCGGCCAACGGCTACTTAAGCGACGGCAACCTCAATAAATCCATTGTCATTTACAAGAAAATCGCCGAGTTGCAACCTCTGGAACTAAGGAGCCGGCAGAAGTTAGTGGAGATCTCGCTGCAGGCCAATCAGCCCGAAGCCATGGTGGACGCGTATCTGGGCCTGGCCGAGTGCCTTTACCGCCGGGAGCTGAAAGAGCAGGCGGCGGCGGTCTATCAAAAAGTACTGGAGATCGACCAGGTAAACGAGACCGCCCTGGAAAGCCTTTCCCTGCTGTTGCCCGAGATGCCGGAAGGGTCCATGATGGATATGCCGGGTATTGTCCAGCCCGTACCCTCGATTAGCATCCAGCCCCTGGAACCGAAGCCAGCTCCGGCCGAACCGCCCAGCTGGCAAATGCCGGCCCAGGAACCCGAGCCGGCTTCAGCCGGTCAAAGCTTTTTGCCTGGCCAGCCTGCGGCGGAGCAACGAGAAGAGCACAGCCATTTAACTGCCCAACCCCAAGGTGGCCAGCCCCAGGACGACAGCAGTGTTCACTGGGGGAGGGAGATGGTGGAAGGCGGCCGGCAGTCGCGGGTCAAGTTCAGCGTGGCCGACGACGAACAGTCTCAGGCGCCCCAGGCCCAGGAGGAATATCTTTCCCTGAACGACATCCTGGCCGAGTTCAAGGAGGGCATCTATCAAAGCATCAAGCAGGAAGATTTTCAGGGGCATTACGATCTGGGCATCGCCTACAAGGAAATGGGACTGATCCAGGAGGCCATCGCCGAATTCCAGATATCTTCCAAGGGAGAAAAAGAGAGGCTCAAATCTTTTGAAATGCTGGGCATCTGTTTTATGGAGCGGGGGGAATACAAATTCGCCATCCGCCAAATGGAACGCGGCCTGGCTACCCCGGGTTACGAGGAAGAGGCTTATATGGGGCTGCGCTATAACCTGGCCCAGTCCTACGAAAACGTGGGCGAGATCGATAATGCCGTCAAGGCTTACGAAGAAATATATTCGGTAGACGTATCCTTCAAGGACGTGACTCAAAAACTCCAGCAGCTTAAGCCGGCCAGAGCCCCAGTTCCAGCGCCACCCCCGCCGCGTCCAACTGTTGCCCAGCCTCAAGCTGCTCAGCCGCCATTACGCCCCACAGTGGCGCCTCCGGTTATGGCCCGGCCGGCCCAGCCGGCAACCCAGCCGGCCGCGCCGCGGCGGCCCAATATAGCCTCACCCCAGCCGCAATACCAACAGCCTTCGGCTCCAGTGCTCCGTCCGGCCATGCCGCCGCCAGCCGCTCCGGCCTATGCGCCACAGCCCCCGGCCCGAGCGCAGGAAGAAGTGTCTATGCCTGAAATGGATTCTTCGCCCAAACCCAAGCCCATACCTTCCAAGCTCAAAAAACCGGAGAAACAGAGAATCTCTTACGTGGCAACCGGCCGGTTTCAAGCTGTTGGCCCGGTCAGGCGCGGACCCGGAGCACATTCCCCGTTACGGCGAATTGCTTTTGGTGCAGGGAAGTTTTAGCCTTTTGCCCCAGAAGCGCAACCCAGGCGGGTTCGACTACCGGGCCTATCTGGACCGCAGCGAGGTCCGGGGCGCCCTGAATCTGGAGCATGTAAAGCTCCTGCAGACCGGGCGGGGCGATTGGCTGACGTCAAAAGTAGTGATCCCGGCCCGGCAGTACATCCGGTCACTGGCGGACAAATTTCTCCAAGGCGACGAGGCTGCCCTGCTTTTAGGCCTGACCCTGGGCGAGCGCAGCGGGCTTTCGGCCAGGGTGCAGGAGGCCTTCTCCAATACCGGGACCACCCATGTTCTGGCGGTCTCGGGCCTGCATGTGGTGCTGGTGGCCTTCATATTGTTCCTGGCATTCAGAATTGTCAGGGTTTCCAGGCGTTGGGCGGCCATTGGAACCTGTGCCGGGCTAGTGTTTTACACGCTTTTGACAGGTTCCCCGCCCTCCATAGTCCGGGCTACCATCATGGCGGTAGCGGTACTGCTGGGAGGGATGTTCGAACGGCAGGGGAACGGCCTGAACATGCTGGGCCTGGCCGGGCTGTTGATCCTGTTCTTCTGGCCCCAGTCGCTGTTTGACGTGGGTTTCCAGCTTTCCTTCGCCGCTACCGCCGGGATACTGGCCGTCACCCGGCCCATCCAGAACCAGTTGTACAAGATCACAGAGAACGAAGTTCTGCGCGAATGGCTGCTGTTACCCCTGGCGGTTTCCCTGGCCGCCCAGATATTCACCGCCCCGTTCCTGGCTTATCATTTCCACAAGATCCCGACCATATCGCTTTTGGCCAACCTGGTGGTGGTGCCGGCCACCAACCTGCTTTTGGCCCTGGGACTATTGATGGCCATCCTGTATCCTTTGGGCAATTTGGTGGCCTGGCCGCTGGCCGCCTCGGCTTATGCCGCCAGCTGGGTATCCCTGAAGTCGGTGGAACTGTTCAATATGATAAAATTTAGTGTAATTGTGTGGCCAAGACCAGATTTAAGTCAAATTTTAATTTATAGTATTGCTTTAATAATAATATTTAACTATAACAAAATTAAAAGGATACGATTCGTAATAATTATATTTTTATTGGCTGTTTTGAACGTTTTTGTCTGGGCTAAAACATTCGTAACTGATGATAAATTAAAGGTAACTTTTTTGGATGTAGGGCATGGGGATGCCGCTTTTATCCAATTTCCCAACGGCAGGACCATGCTGATTGACGCCGGGCCCAGCCAGGAAAAGTACGACTCCGGCCAGAGGATCATTCATCCCTTTTTGAAGTATTTGGGTCAAAGCACGATAGACCTGGCCATCATCACCCACGGGGATGCCGACCACGTTGGCGGGTTTTCCTATCTGCTTTCCCGGGTCAAGATCAAAAAGCTGATGATCTCCGGCCACCAATCCGAACAGTCCTTGTTTGTTTTGGCCATGGAGGCCGCAGTAAAATCAAAAACCGACATCGACACCCTATGGGGCTACGACACTTTGTCCGGAATAGCGCCGGTCCGGGGTTTCGTCTTCTGCCAAAGAGATTCTGCCGCAGTAGGCAACGAGGCTTCCATAGTCTGTTTCATTCAGTACGGGCAAAAGTCTTTCTTATTTACAGGGGACATGGGCCCGCAGTTGGCGGATACTCTGTATTCAAAAGGTCTTTTGCCAAAATGCACCGTGCTTAAGGTCCCGCACCACGGCTCGCACATCAACAATTCGCCGGCGGTGATAAGGGCCATAAGCCCTGAGTTGGCAGTGATACAAGTAGGTCAGAATAACCGGTTTGGGCATCCTTCACCGGAAGTGGTGGAGGGCTATAAAGCTGTCGGGTCCGTAATTTACCGGACGGATGAGCAGGGGGCGATCGTGATGGAGACGGATGGGAGAAAGTTGGAAGTTAAGACCACAGCAAGGCATTTTTTTCTTGACTAATATCAAAATTTCAAGTAAAATTAAGGATCATTAAACATCAAATACTGACATCTTATAACTTATGTCATATCATTATGTTATAAATCAATAAAAATAGCTCGCTGGCATACCGGTCAGGCGGGCTGTTTTTGGATAAGAACGTTTTAAGTGATTATCCCATTATTAATGGGGTCAGTATATAAGTAGCATTTTTATTAGGAATCCATGAAACCATGAATACTTAACTGTGGAAACCCTGATTGATTCCTGCGTTCCCCGCCTTCGTTTCACTATGGCGGACAAGCTGGCTTCCTTATAGAATAAATTCATTTGCCTTCGGCCGTTATGCAATTAATTAAGTGCTCTGATTAATAACTCAGGTAATATGCCTCGGGCTTTTCCATCCGCAGACGCCGTCGGCCAAAGCCGGCAAACATATAAGCCTGCTATGGCGTCGGACGATTTCGCAGATTTACTCAACTTTGGCAAAAAGCCAGTAGTTGAACAAATCACTTCAAAAGTCAGGCAAGCAGTCGTGCTCAGTGCAGGCCTAATATCCAAATTCAAAATTCTAAATCACCGCCTATGGCGGAATCCCGGTATTGCGGGACAAATACCAATGACCAAAGCGGCATAATTTGGATATTTTTCGGATTTCTGAAATTTAAACTTTGGATTTGTTTAGTATTTCGATATTCGAATTTCGAATTTGCCAAAGTTCAAGATTTATACAACGTTTGTGGATAAGAATTCCCTGAGCTAATGCGATAGTCAATCGTTTTAAATCAGATTTGTGCAATTCGTGAATTGCGCCTACGTAACGATATCCCAATCATTCCTTGAAAATAATGTAATCAAGGCCATAAACCATTAACTGGAGAAAAGAATGAAAAAGGACCTGATCTCGGTAGCCGATTTCAGCAAACAGGAGATGGACCAGTTGTTCGACCTGGCGGCAAAAATAAAAAAGCAGACCCGGGCCGGCCGCTCCCCAAAACTTTTAGTCGACCGGACCCTGGCCATGGTCTTTGAAAAGCCCAGCCTGCGCACCAGGGTTACCTTTGAGACCGGCATAACCCAGCTGGGCGGGCATGGGATATACCTGGACATGCAGCTGGGCAAGCGCGAGTCCACTCCGGACATCGCCCGCAACCTGTGCCGCTGGGTGGACCTGATCATGGCCCGGACCTTTAGCCACAAAAGCGTCACCGACCTGGCCGAGCATTCCACCGTCCCGGTGATCAACGGGCTGTCCGACCTGGAACACCCCTGCCAGGCTTACGCCGATTTTTTAACCATCCTGGAATACAAGAAGAAATTCAAGGGCCTGAAGCTGGCCTACATCGGCGACGGCAACAACGTCTGCAATTCCCTGCTTTTGGCGGCCGGCGCGCTGGGCATGAACATGGCGGTGGGCTGCCCCCAGGGCTACGACCCCGACAAAGCCATCCTGAACCGGGCCCAGGAAATGGCCTTCAAGAACAAGGCGGTGCTGGAGATCGTGCGCGATCCCCGGGAGGCGGTCAAGAACGCCGACGCCATCTACACCGATGTCTGGGCCTCGATGGGCCAGGAATCGGAGAAGGAGCTTAGGGCCCGGATCTTCGCCCCCTATCAGGTGAACAAGTCCCTGGTGGACGCGGCCAAGCGCGACGTGATAGTCCTGCACTGCCTGCCGGCCCACCGCGGCGACGAGATCACCGATGACGTGCTGGACGGCCCGCACTCGGTGGCGCTGGACCAGGCCGAGAACCGGCTTCACGCCCAGAAGGCTATCATGGTCACCCTCTACAAATACTGGGCCAAGAACCGCAAATCCAAAAAGAAATGATTTAAACAACGTTATCGTGCCACCCTGAAATCTTGGGGTGGCATAATAACAGGGAAAGGAAGGTTTATTATATGATGGGATATGGAGGAATGGTCTTCGGGCTTAACTATTTGCTGGTGATACTTCTGGTCATAGTTCCCTGGCTTATGTTGGCCTTATACGGAATCAAATTTTTCAAGAAGGCCGCCGAGTATTATCAGACTGAGCTTGACAACCGGCAAAAGAAGGACGCTCAGATGCAGGAGCTTTTGGCCAAGTTCGACCAGCTGGTGGATGTTCTTAAAGTCAAATAACACCAAACGAATATAGAATGCTGAATATTGAATACAGAAGTTGTGCGATGCCTAAGGTATTCAAGATTCAAAATTCAAACTTCAGTATTCAGGCAAAATGAATTTCTACAAAATGTCCGGGACCGGCAACGACTTGGTGGTGCTGGACAACCGGAAGAACATCATTGGGGACGGGCTTTCCCAGCGCTCGGCTGAGCAATGTCGAAGCCTGGTCCCAAAGCTCTGCCACCGCCGCCACGGGGTGGGGGCCGACGGAGTTCTGCTGCTGGAAGCTTCTTCCAAGGCCGATTTCAAAATGCGCTATCTCAACGCCGACGGCGGCGAGGTTAGCTTCTGCGGCAACGGGGGAAGGTGCATAGCCTGGTTCGCCCGCTCCATCGGCGCGGCCGGAGAAAAAATGACCTTTGAGGCCGGCGATGGGCTGCACCGGGCCGAGGTGACAGGCGACAGAGTAAAGCTTTCGATGAATGACCCTGCTGACTTCAGGCTCAATTTCATCCTGGACCTGGGCGGCAAGGGATATGCGGCCTCTTTCGCCGACACTGGGGTCCCGCACGTGGTCATCCCGGTGATGGACCTCCGCGATTTCCCGGTGGTGGAGACCGGACGGAAGATCCGTTACCATCAAATGTTCGAGCCCGGCGGCGCCAACGCCAATTTCATCGAACTGGCTGACCAGCACCACCTCAACATCCGGACCTACGAGCGCGGGGTGGAGGACGAGACCCTGGCCTGCGGCACCGGCTCCACCGCGGCCGCGGTGATCTCCGGACTGCAGGGGCGGGCCGCCTCCCCGGTGGCATGCCTGACCCGCGGGGGCGAGACCCTGACCGTGCATTTCAGAAAAGAGGAGGACCGGATAACGGAAGTGTTCCTGGAAGGAGCGGTCAACCTGGTATTCAAGGGGGACTGGCTGGAAGAAACTTGCTGAATGGATTAAAGAGCATCACAGCTATGGTGAGAATAATAGTGTGATTGTTAGAGAGTCTTAACTCAACCCTTTTCTCCCCTTCTCTGGACCAGAGAAGGGGACGGGGGATGAGTTCCTAATTACTTAATTTTGCATCCATTCGCATGTCAGGTAGGATAGCATTGCTCAGGACAGGTTTTGAAATTTTAATTCCGGAGGTGTTATGCCCAAATGGTATAAAAGCGAGGGGTTGACCTTTGACGACGTGCTGCTGGTTCCCCAGCATTCCCAAGTGCTGCCCAATGCCGCCGATCTGTCCACCAGGTTCTCCCGGCGCATCAAGCTGAACATCCCGCTGGCCTCATCGGCCATGGACACGGTGACCGAGCACCAGATGGCCATCGCCCTGGCCCGCCACGGCGGCCTGGGGGTGATCCACAAGAACCTGCCCATCCACGAGCAGGCCCAGGAAGTGGAGCGGGTCAAGCGTTCCGAGAGCGGGATGATCTCCAAGCCCATCGCCCTGACCCCGGAGCACCGGCTGCAGGACGCGGTGCGGCTGATGAAGGAATATTCCATCTCGGGCATACCCATCGCCGACAAGGACGGCAGACTGGTGGGCATCATTACTAACCGGGACATCATTTTTGAGAGCGATCTTAGCCAGATGATCTCTCAGACCATGACCTGCGAAAACCTGATCACCGCTCCTTTGGGCACCTCCATCGACGAGGCCAGCCAGTTGCTGCGCAAACACAAACTGGAAAAGCTGCCCATCGTGGACAAGAAGGGAATGCTGCGGGGACTGTTCACCTTAAAGGACGTGATGAAGAGCAACAATTTCCCCAACGCCTGCAAGGACAGCCAGGGGCGCTTAAGGACCGCGGCGGCCATCGGAGTCTCCGGCGATTTCCTGGAACGAGCCGAAGGGCTGGTCTCGGCCGGGGTTGACGCGTTGGTGATAGACACCGCCCACGGCCATTCCCAGGGGGTGCTGAACGCGGTCAAAAAGGTCAGGGAAAAATTCAAGAATACCGATATTGTGGCCGGCAATGTGGCCACCCCCGAGGCCGCCCGGGCCTTGATCAAATTAGGGATGGATGCCATAAAAGTCGGCATCGGGCCGGGCTCCATCTGTACCACCAGGATCGTGGCCGGGGTGGGCGTGCCCCAGCTGACTGCGGTGATGGACTGCGCGGCCGTGGCCAAGAAGGCCAAGGTGCCGGTGATCGCCGACGGCGGCATAAAATATTCCGGCGACGTGGTCAAAGCGCTGGCGGCCGGGGCCGACTGCGTGATGATCGGCAACCTGTTCGCCGGGGTGGAGGAAAGCCCGGGAGAAACGATCCTTCTTTCCGGCCGCAGTTACAAGGTCTACCGGGGCATGGGTTCTTTGGGGGCCATGCGCCAGGGCAGCGCCGACCGCTATTTCCAGGAGGGCGGGGGAACCGAGGGACAGAAGTTCGTGCCCGAGGGAATAGAAGGCCGGGTTCCCTACAAGGGCTCGCTGGCCGATGCGGTCTACCAGTTGATGGGCGGACTGCGCAGCGGCATGGGGTACTGCGGGGCGGCCAATCTCAAGGAACTCCAGCTCAAGACCACATTTGTCAAGATCACCAATGCGGGTTTAAGGGAAAGCCATGTGCACGATGTGGTGATCACCAAGGAAGCCCCGAATTACGAGGTGGATAGGGGGTAGGGAACGGGCGGGGCGCCAGGCGTTGTTTGAAACGTTGGAGAAGTAATGATAAATACCCGGCAATGTTTGAAACGTTGGAAATGTTTGAAATGGTTGCGTAGGGGCGAATGGTCATTCGCCCGGTAAAATATTGAGGATATAAGCATGATCAATCTAATCATCTGCGGGGCCGCCGGTCGGATGGGCCAGGCCATCTGCGAGGCGGCAAAAGACTCCAAGGAATTCACCATCGCCGCTGCGGTGGAGGGCCACGGGCATCCCTTGGTGGGAAAACAGCTGTGCGAAAAGATCCCGGCGGTCGTTGATGACCTGCTTTTAGTTCTGCAGGCCGGGGACGTGATCATAGACTTCAGCACCCCGGAAGCCACGGCGGCCAATGCCGCCAAGGCTGCGGTGATGAAGAAGCCGATGGTGATCGGCACCACCGGCCTGGACCAGAAGCACCAGGACCTGTTCGCCGGGATGGCCAAGGACATTCCGATGGTGGTGTCCTCCAACATGTCCATCGGGGTCAACCTGCTTTACAAGCTGGCCTATGCCGCGGCCAAAAAACTTCCCAAGACCTTTGACGCCGACATCTCCGAGACCCACCACCGCAACAAGAAGGACGCGCCCAGCGGCACCGCCGTCAAGATACTGGAGGAGATCCAAAGGGCCCGGGGCGGTAAGCCGGTCTATCAGCGGCAGACTTCCGACCAGGTCCGCGGGAACGATGAGATCGGCATGGTCTCATTAAGGGCCGGGGACATCGTGGGCGAGCACAGCGTGATCTTCACCGGGCCGGGCGAACAGCTGGAGTTGATCCACCGGGCGCAAAGCCGCCGGGTTTTCGCCGATGGCGCATTACTGGCGGCCAAATTCGTGGCCAAGGCCAAACCGGGCTTGTATGACATGCAGGATGTTTTGGGACTTTGAACGTAAACTAAAGATTGTAAATTTCAAAATGAAAAGTGCAAAATAATAATGAGAAACAGACTTGCAACATTAGCTTTCCTCTCAGTGATGGGGCTTTCAATTTTGGGCTGTCAGCAGGGAAATCCCGATCCGTTCTTCAACAACGGGGTGGCCTATTTCCAACAAGGGGATACGGTCAAAGCAGTGGCCGAGTTCAACCAGGCCATCAGGGTCAAACGCAACTTTGCCCCCGGCTATTACAACCTGGGGATCTGCAATTTAAAGCCCGGTGCCTACAATCAGGCCAACCAGTATTTTTTGAAAGCGGTAAAGTACGACCCGTCGTATGTGGACGCCTATTACAGCCTGAGCATGGTATATGTAACATTGGATTCCCTGCCCAAGGCCAAGGAGGCGCTTTATAAAGGCCTCAAACAAAACCCTAACGCTTCGATGCTTTATTATAATCTGGGGTATATTTACTTGCTTAGAGCACAGACCGATTCGGCCCGCTGGGCCTACAAAAAAGTTACGGAGCTAGATCCCCAAAACTCCGACGCCTATTTTAATCTGGCGTATGCTTCCAATGACCCCAAGTATGCCCAGGAAGCCATAGACGCTTTGCGTCAGGCCGTTCGGATCGACCGCCTGAATTACAAAGCCCATTACCTTCTGGGCGCCAAACTGCTGGGAAAAAATAACAGCACCCGGGATGAGATAAAAGAGGGCCGGAAATCCCTGATCATATTGTTGGAAAGCGGCAAGGGTCTACGCTCAAATATTGAAAAAGCCAAAGAACTGCTTGCGAAAACAAAATAAGATGAACTTTGAATTTGCCCAAAGGCTTACTAAAATACCGCCATATCTTTTTGCCGGGCTGAATAAGAAAAAAGCAGAATTAAAATCCCGGGGCGTCGATATCATAGATTTCGGGGTAGGAGATCCCGACCTGCCCACGTCGCCGCACGTCATCCAGGCTCTGACGGAGCAGGCGGACGATCCCGAAAACCATCGTTATCCCTCTTATGAGGGGCTGCCCGCTTTCCGCCAGGCCGTGGCCAAGTGGTACGGAAAGCGGTTTGAGGTAAAACTCTCGCCCGACGACCAGGTAACCTGCCTGATGGGCGCCAAGGACGGCCTGGCCCACGCGGCCTGGGCCCTGTTCGGATCCGGCGACAAGGCACTGTGCCCGGATCCTGCCTATCCGGTCTACGCCGTCCAGACCATGCTGGCCGGGGCTGAGCCGGTGTATTTCCAGCTTTCGCCTGAGAACTCATTCCTGCCGGATATAGACAAACTGCCGATCAAGGGCATCAAGGCCATCTTCCTGTGCTATCCCAACAATCCCACCGCAGCGGTGGCCGATATCAAATTCTACCAAAGGCTGGTGGACTGGGCCACCAAACACAACATCATGATCCTGAACGACGGCATCTATTCCGAGATCGCCTTTGACGGGCTGGTGCCGCCCAGCATCCTCCAGATTCCGGGGGCGGAAGAGATCGCTTTGGAATTCCACTCCCTGTCCAAGAGCTATAATATGACCGGCTGGCGGGTGGGAATGGCGGTGGGCAATAAAAAGATGCTGCAGGCCCTGATGCAGATCAAGACCAATTCCGATTCCGGCGTGTTCCAGGCGGTGCAGTATGCCGCCATCGCAGCTCTTGAAGGCTCGCAGGACTGCGTCAAGGCCAACTGCCGGGTCTACCAGGAACGGCGGGATGTGCTGGCCGCCGGTCTGAAAAAACTGGGATTGGAATTCCAACTGCCAAAAGCCACATTTTATTTTTGGCTCAAGACTCCTTCAAAATATGATTCCCTTAAATTCACAGACCTGCTGCTGGAGAAGGCCGGAGTGATGGTGGCGCCGGGAGTGGGCTTTGGGCAGAACGGCGAAGGCTTTGTGCGGATGGCGCTGACCATTCCCAAGGAGCGGATGGCGGAAGCCATTGATCGGATGGGGAAGATACTTTAAATGCATAATATCAAAATGCGAAGTGCAAATTTAAAAATTGTAAGTTGTACGATGAGTTTCCCCAAAAATGATCTGTCAGAACGTTTGTTGAATTTTGCTGCTGCAACAATCAAATTAATGGGACCATTGGCGAAGACGGTAGCCGGGTTTCATATTTCAAAGTAGTTGATAAGGTCTTCGACCTCGGCTGGCGCGAATTATGAGGAATGTGGCGGGGCGGAGAGTAAGAACGATTTCATACATAAGATGCAGATTGTACTGAAGGAATTGAAAGAATCGTTATACTGGCTGCGTCTTATTCGTAAGGCTCAATTGCTGCCCGATTCGTAAACGGAATATCTGCTCAATGAAGCAACTGAACTGGTTAAAATAATTGCCAAATCAGTTATGACTGCGAAACGCGGCAGGTTAGTTTAAATTTATATTTGCATCCATTCGCCTGCCAGGCAGGCTGGCATTACTCAGGACAAGTTTTTGCAATTAACATTTTGAAATAATATTATAGTGTCTATAATTGTCCAAAAGTACGGCGGCAGTTCGGTCGCCGATGCCCAGCGCATCAAGAACGTGGCCCGCCGGATCGTC is a window encoding:
- a CDS encoding tetratricopeptide repeat protein, encoding MRNRLATLAFLSVMGLSILGCQQGNPDPFFNNGVAYFQQGDTVKAVAEFNQAIRVKRNFAPGYYNLGICNLKPGAYNQANQYFLKAVKYDPSYVDAYYSLSMVYVTLDSLPKAKEALYKGLKQNPNASMLYYNLGYIYLLRAQTDSARWAYKKVTELDPQNSDAYFNLAYASNDPKYAQEAIDALRQAVRIDRLNYKAHYLLGAKLLGKNNSTRDEIKEGRKSLIILLESGKGLRSNIEKAKELLAKTK
- a CDS encoding DNA internalization-related competence protein ComEC/Rec2, which gives rise to MARSGADPEHIPRYGELLLVQGSFSLLPQKRNPGGFDYRAYLDRSEVRGALNLEHVKLLQTGRGDWLTSKVVIPARQYIRSLADKFLQGDEAALLLGLTLGERSGLSARVQEAFSNTGTTHVLAVSGLHVVLVAFILFLAFRIVRVSRRWAAIGTCAGLVFYTLLTGSPPSIVRATIMAVAVLLGGMFERQGNGLNMLGLAGLLILFFWPQSLFDVGFQLSFAATAGILAVTRPIQNQLYKITENEVLREWLLLPLAVSLAAQIFTAPFLAYHFHKIPTISLLANLVVVPATNLLLALGLLMAILYPLGNLVAWPLAASAYAASWVSLKSVELFNMIKFSVIVWPRPDLSQILIYSIALIIIFNYNKIKRIRFVIIIFLLAVLNVFVWAKTFVTDDKLKVTFLDVGHGDAAFIQFPNGRTMLIDAGPSQEKYDSGQRIIHPFLKYLGQSTIDLAIITHGDADHVGGFSYLLSRVKIKKLMISGHQSEQSLFVLAMEAAVKSKTDIDTLWGYDTLSGIAPVRGFVFCQRDSAAVGNEASIVCFIQYGQKSFLFTGDMGPQLADTLYSKGLLPKCTVLKVPHHGSHINNSPAVIRAISPELAVIQVGQNNRFGHPSPEVVEGYKAVGSVIYRTDEQGAIVMETDGRKLEVKTTARHFFLD
- the argF gene encoding ornithine carbamoyltransferase, with protein sequence MKKDLISVADFSKQEMDQLFDLAAKIKKQTRAGRSPKLLVDRTLAMVFEKPSLRTRVTFETGITQLGGHGIYLDMQLGKRESTPDIARNLCRWVDLIMARTFSHKSVTDLAEHSTVPVINGLSDLEHPCQAYADFLTILEYKKKFKGLKLAYIGDGNNVCNSLLLAAGALGMNMAVGCPQGYDPDKAILNRAQEMAFKNKAVLEIVRDPREAVKNADAIYTDVWASMGQESEKELRARIFAPYQVNKSLVDAAKRDVIVLHCLPAHRGDEITDDVLDGPHSVALDQAENRLHAQKAIMVTLYKYWAKNRKSKKK
- the guaB gene encoding IMP dehydrogenase; the encoded protein is MPKWYKSEGLTFDDVLLVPQHSQVLPNAADLSTRFSRRIKLNIPLASSAMDTVTEHQMAIALARHGGLGVIHKNLPIHEQAQEVERVKRSESGMISKPIALTPEHRLQDAVRLMKEYSISGIPIADKDGRLVGIITNRDIIFESDLSQMISQTMTCENLITAPLGTSIDEASQLLRKHKLEKLPIVDKKGMLRGLFTLKDVMKSNNFPNACKDSQGRLRTAAAIGVSGDFLERAEGLVSAGVDALVIDTAHGHSQGVLNAVKKVREKFKNTDIVAGNVATPEAARALIKLGMDAIKVGIGPGSICTTRIVAGVGVPQLTAVMDCAAVAKKAKVPVIADGGIKYSGDVVKALAAGADCVMIGNLFAGVEESPGETILLSGRSYKVYRGMGSLGAMRQGSADRYFQEGGGTEGQKFVPEGIEGRVPYKGSLADAVYQLMGGLRSGMGYCGAANLKELQLKTTFVKITNAGLRESHVHDVVITKEAPNYEVDRG
- a CDS encoding tetratricopeptide repeat protein, whose amino-acid sequence is MAKVDQIRAKAAEFFQKGDYAKAVLEYKKVLELEPGNASVYNFIGDAYVKLNNIDEAVSNYLEATKGYGNDALYNNAIAVCKKILRSKKDDPEIYKMLGDLYIQQGLINEAITNLLEYSERKIKEGRPDLAFPVYHQIVELNPQNLAIRSKLADMYLSQKRVPEAIEEFTKLAQAYRENGRMIEAEAIDAKVRSMKGEKAAPTAVAPAPAPEIRPQQMIDELIQHAKPEIQLEVPPQREKPAREIPSLSIQKEPEKPAAAAPPKQDWATNMELGDLLVEIGSTQEALDQYHTAANGYLSDGNLNKSIVIYKKIAELQPLELRSRQKLVEISLQANQPEAMVDAYLGLAECLYRRELKEQAAAVYQKVLEIDQVNETALESLSLLLPEMPEGSMMDMPGIVQPVPSISIQPLEPKPAPAEPPSWQMPAQEPEPASAGQSFLPGQPAAEQREEHSHLTAQPQGGQPQDDSSVHWGREMVEGGRQSRVKFSVADDEQSQAPQAQEEYLSLNDILAEFKEGIYQSIKQEDFQGHYDLGIAYKEMGLIQEAIAEFQISSKGEKERLKSFEMLGICFMERGEYKFAIRQMERGLATPGYEEEAYMGLRYNLAQSYENVGEIDNAVKAYEEIYSVDVSFKDVTQKLQQLKPARAPVPAPPPPRPTVAQPQAAQPPLRPTVAPPVMARPAQPATQPAAPRRPNIASPQPQYQQPSAPVLRPAMPPPAAPAYAPQPPARAQEEVSMPEMDSSPKPKPIPSKLKKPEKQRISYVATGRFQAVGPVRRGPGAHSPLRRIAFGAGKF
- a CDS encoding diaminopimelate epimerase produces the protein MNFYKMSGTGNDLVVLDNRKNIIGDGLSQRSAEQCRSLVPKLCHRRHGVGADGVLLLEASSKADFKMRYLNADGGEVSFCGNGGRCIAWFARSIGAAGEKMTFEAGDGLHRAEVTGDRVKLSMNDPADFRLNFILDLGGKGYAASFADTGVPHVVIPVMDLRDFPVVETGRKIRYHQMFEPGGANANFIELADQHHLNIRTYERGVEDETLACGTGSTAAAVISGLQGRAASPVACLTRGGETLTVHFRKEEDRITEVFLEGAVNLVFKGDWLEETC
- a CDS encoding 4-hydroxy-tetrahydrodipicolinate reductase, whose translation is MINLIICGAAGRMGQAICEAAKDSKEFTIAAAVEGHGHPLVGKQLCEKIPAVVDDLLLVLQAGDVIIDFSTPEATAANAAKAAVMKKPMVIGTTGLDQKHQDLFAGMAKDIPMVVSSNMSIGVNLLYKLAYAAAKKLPKTFDADISETHHRNKKDAPSGTAVKILEEIQRARGGKPVYQRQTSDQVRGNDEIGMVSLRAGDIVGEHSVIFTGPGEQLELIHRAQSRRVFADGALLAAKFVAKAKPGLYDMQDVLGL